One stretch of Macrotis lagotis isolate mMagLag1 chromosome 7, bilby.v1.9.chrom.fasta, whole genome shotgun sequence DNA includes these proteins:
- the LRRD1 gene encoding leucine-rich repeat and death domain-containing protein 1 isoform X3, which yields MSKSELSENQGTTDLEEEKHESDANQKTPTKLASPYDISGSSSSLTKRDIFREGENDNRDNDDAQIEEMEELLDDNSEVINYLPDKEARFAWGDDYDEEGEEEEEEEEEEEEEEEEEEIVVTPQTSEDYYKRILLFESFMEDENFRVKLNSKNLQKFPRGLFKTQDVKYLYLDKNNIKTLQVEPNMAGLEVLSMKENELIALPPEIEWLCNLCVLNVSHNHIYSLPEEISQLVYLRQLFLDNNKFLEFPTILASLEKLECLSLSGNSLKCLPEMMANMKNLKFIDLSKNKFLIFPNILCYLPKLVKLSVSTNLISSLPKEIRQLKNLEEFFLDHNKLTFLPIQIFQLLKLKRLHLVDNKLESLPHNIKNFQELKVLQLDKNLLKELNKEIYSCAKLEYLSLSDNELKIIPGNIHRLKKLRALYINQNKVMVLNGDISHLKYLKVLEFSGNAIEDIPIEIKNCNQIRKVDLSFNKICDFPVGLCSLTFLEYLNLNGNELSEIPVNLSFSRQLIHLELNQNNLSSFSHYICRLVNLNYLNLSKNKIFQIPSSISNMTSLRVLILSGNKFENFPKELCTLENLQTLDLSENHIQYIPSEISNLQAIQNLDFSSNRFGYFPFELCHLSSLKELKLCQKNGWKLTQVPDELSILTELEILDISYNSIKELPKNIGELSKLVHFNASNNLISVLPLSFGFLNKLKHLNMSEKANEH from the exons atgtccAAGTCAGAACTATCTGAAAACCAAGGAACTACtgatttagaagaagaaaaacatgaaagtgatGCTAATCAAAAGACCCCAACAAAGCTAGCAAGCCCTTATGATATTTCAGGATCAAGTTCTTCACTAACTAAAAGAGATATCTttagagaaggagaaaatgacaacaGAGACAATGATGATGCACAGATCGAAGAGATGGAGGAATTACTTGATGATAATTCAGAAGTGATAAATTACCTACCAGACAAAGAAGCAAGGTTTGCTTGGGGTGATGATTATgatgaagaaggagaagaggaagaggaagaggaagaagaggaagaggaagaggaagaggaggaagaaatagtAGTTACTCCACAAACTTCTGAAGACTATTATAAAAGAATCTTACTATTTGAGAGCTTCATGGAAGATGAAAACTTTAGGGTTAAGCTGAATTCCAAGAATTTGCAGAAATTTCCCAGAGGCCTTTTTAAAACTCAGGATGTAAAATATCTCTATTtagataaaaataacataaaaactcTTCAAGTGGAGCCAAATATGGCTGGTCTTGAAGTATTGtctatgaaagaaaatgaattaatagcACTACCACCTGAAATTGAATGGCTTTGTAATCTGTGTGTATTAAATGTCAGCCACAACCACATATACTCACTCCCAGAAGAAATATCACAACTTGTCTACCTCAGGCAACTTTTCTtggataataataaatttttggaatttcctACAATACTAGCAAGTCTTGAGAAGTTGGAATGTTTAAGCTTGTCTGGAAATAGCCTAAAATGCCTACCAGAAATGATGGCCAATATGAAAAACTTAAAGTTCATCGATCTCAGCAAAAATAAGTTTTTGATATTTCCTAACATCCTTTGCTACCTTCCAAAGTTAGTTAAGCTAAGTGTCTCAACAAATCTCATAAGCAGTTTGCCAAAAGAAATCAGACAGCTAAAGAATTTGGAAGAATTTTTTCTGGACCACAATAAACTGACATTTTTGCCTATACAAATCTTTCAGTTACTGAAACTAAAAAGGCTCCATCTGGTTGATAATAAACTGGAATCTCTTCCCCACAACATTAAGAACTTCCAAGAGCTCAAGGTCCTCCAACTTgacaaaaatttactgaaagaGCTAAATAAAGAAATTTACTCCTGTGCTAAACTAGAATATCTTAGTCTTAGTgacaatgaattaaaaataattcctggGAACATTCACAGACTCAAAAAACTGAGAGCACTCTACATCAACCAAAATAAAGTAATGGTTCTAAATGGAGATATCTCCCATCTGAAATATCTCAAGGTGTTAGAATTTTCTGGAAATGCAATTGAAGATATTCcgattgaaataaaaaattgcaATCAAATAAGGAAAGTGGACTTGAGCTTTAATAAAATATGTGATTTCCCAGTGGGTCTTTGTTCTCTGACCTTTCTTGAGTATTTGAACCTTAATGGAAATGAGCTTTCAGAAATACCTGTTAACCTTTCCTTTAGTAGACAACTGATTCACTTagaattaaatcaaaataatctctcctccttttctcacTACATATGTAGACTTGTAAACCTCAATTACTTAAATCTTAGtaagaacaaaatatttcaaattccaTCTTCCATTTCTAATATGACTTCTCTCCGGGTGCTGATTTTAAGTGGCAATAAATTCGAGAATTTCCCCAAAGAACTCTGCACTTTAGAAAACCTACAGACACTTGATCTTTCTGAAAACCACATACAATATATCCCTTCTGAAATCAGTAATCTACAAGCGATACAAAACTTGGATTTCTCAAGCAATAGATTTGGatattttccatttgaattgtgtcATCTATCTTCCCTGAAGGAATTGAAGTTATGCCAAAAGAATGGATGGAAG TTGACTCAAGTTCCAGATGAATTGTCTATTTTGACTGAGCTCGAAATCCTTGATATTTCATATAACTCTATAAAAGAACTTCCAAAGAATATAGGAGAACTAAGCAAGTTGGTTCATTTCAATGCCAGTAACAACCTGATAAGTGTT